A single genomic interval of Drosophila virilis strain 15010-1051.87 chromosome 2, Dvir_AGI_RSII-ME, whole genome shotgun sequence harbors:
- the LOC26530357 gene encoding protein midgut expression 1, translated as MCKCLAGNVACCCFSCALSMLVSIISAFFVVFVIVGLLVYFFYYHEQEDDVSKIKNDIHDGFKNTIDKLKSGLNQ; from the exons ATGTGTAAATGTCTGGCCGGAAATGTCGCATGCTG CTGCTTCAGTTGCGCACTTAGCATGCTTGTGTCCATAATCAGTGCGTtctttgttgtgtttgttatAGTCGGCTTACTAGTCTACTTTTTTTACTACCACGAGCAAGAGGACGATGTCAGCAAGATTAAAAATGATATTCACGATGGATTTAAAAATACTATAGATAAACTGAAAAGTGGcttaaatcaataa
- the LOC6632466 gene encoding probable histone-lysine N-methyltransferase set-23, protein MPAYIEIIDDYDHNGNVEYILENVLMPDDGSPEYRRLKDDYNSQLTLSCTCTDNCSNIVLCYHGDGIKYTRVKGELVLLSSADKQFPSIIECNDLCECRITLCTNRRVQYGPRKNLEVFESPLYKSKGLRTTADIPSGAFICEYAGELLTLPEARRRLEHIDKNCLVNYILCLNEHVAPQSPYLVQKKLLLTIVDPAQRGNIGRYLNHSCQPNCEILPVRTNCPIPKIGIFAKHDIYANEELCFHYAGEEHRDGMSNGKPCLCGAPHCIGFIPNSRI, encoded by the exons ATGCCAGCGTACATTGAAATTATTGATGATTACGATCACAATGGGAATGTAGAATATATTTTGGAAAACGTACTCATGCCTGATGATGGAAGCCCAGAATACAGACGCCTGAAGGATGATTACAATTCTCAGCTGACATTATCATGTACATGTACGGACAACTGTAGTAACATTGTTCTTTGCTACCACGGAGACGGCATTAAATACACTCGCGTGAAAGGcgaattagttttattatcaAGTGCAGATAAGCAATTTCCATCTATTATCGAATGCAATGATCTATGTGAATGCCGGATTACTCTATGCACAAACCGACGAGTGCAGTATGGACCACGCAAAAATCTTGAAGTATTTGAATCGCCATTGTATAAATCAAAAGGTTTGCGCACTACTGCTGATATTCCTAGTGGGGCTTTTATCTGTGAGTATGCAGGCGAGCTATTAACTCTGCCAGAGGCTCGGCGGCGACTGGAACACATTGACAAAAATTGCCTTGTGAACTACATATTATGTCTTAATGAGCATGTAGCACCTCAAAGTCCTTATCTGGTGCAAAAGAAATTGTTACTAACTATTGTAGATCCAGCTCAACGTGGAAATATCGGTCGGTATCTAAACCACAGCTGTCAGCCAAACTGTGAGATCTTACCCGTGCGAACAAACTGCCCCATACCAAAAATTG GAATCTTTGCAAAACACGATATATATGCCAATGAGGAGTTATGCTTCCACTATGCGGGGGAGGAGCATCGCGATGGAATGTCTAATGGAAAACCTTGTCTGTGTGGTGCTCCTCATTGCATCGGTTTTATTCCAAATAGTCGCATTTAG
- the LOC6632467 gene encoding lysophospholipase-like protein 1: MSTSTIRKYSASVIFFHGSGDTGQNLLEWVRFLLGRDFNLAHVKIIYPTAPMQKYTPLNGQLSTVWFDRRSVNIAALESKKSMSQCYDIVHQLIQNEVDHGIPLNRIIVGGFSMGGALALHTCYHLNTGLAGVFAHSSFLNRKSVVYESLENQKAPTNTLPELLMLHGERDTLVPLEWGLETFESLQKLGIVGTFTPLKNTLHELKKRSLLDLEDWILKKLPPLSMDISNKL; encoded by the coding sequence atgTCAACATCAACGATACGAAAATACAGCGCTTCTGTTATATTTTTTCACGGCTCTGGTGATACTGGACAAAATTTACTAGAATGGGTCCGGTTCTTATTAGGCCGAGATTTTAACCTCGCccatgtaaaaattatatatccAACTGCTCCAATGCAAAAGTACACTCCTTTAAATGGACAGCTTTCCACTGTGTGGTTCGATCGACGATCGGTAAATATTGCAGCGCTGGAAAGTAAGAAGAGCATGTCCCAATGTTATGATATCGTACACCAACTCATCCAGAATGAAGTAGACCACGGCATCCCGTTGAATCGCATAATTGTCGGTGGTTTCTCAATGGGCGGCGCTTTAGCCTTGCATACATGTTACCACCTAAATACTGGTTTAGCTGGTGTATTTGCACACTCATCGTTCCTTAATCGTAAATCTGTGGTCTATGAATCCCTGGAAAATCAAAAGGCTCCAACAAACACGCTTCCTGAACTTCTTATGCTCCACGGAGAGCGCGATACATTAGTTCCCCTTGAATGGGGGCTAGAAACATTTGAATCATTACAAAAACTGGGCATAGTAGGCACATTCACCCCCTTAAAAAACACATTGCACGAGCTAAAGAAACGCTCGCTGCTTGATTTGGAGGATTGGATATTGAAAAAGTTGCCGCCTTTAAGTATGGACATTTCTAATAAACTTTGA
- the Keap1 gene encoding kelch-like ECH-associated protein 1B has translation MNENSDSCSLSTPCGRFDTARAIDDHDATDDDMTFCMSNYAKEALKMMFMMRSHGMLTDVVLEVKKELFPAHKVVLSAASPYFKAMFTGGLKESEMSRVQLQGVCPTAMARILYFMYTGQIRVTEVTVCQLLPAATMFQVQNVIDACCAFLERQLDPTNAIGIANFAEQHSCSELQKKANYFIERHFMQVCQEEEFLQLSAYQLIALIRRDELNVQEEREVYNAVLKWVKYDEDNRHCKMEHILGAVRCQFLTPNFLKEQMKNCDVLRKVPACREYLAKIFKDLTLHKCPGVKERTPNTTRMIFVAGGFFRHSLDILEAYNVDDKTWTTLPNLRIPRSGLGAAFLKGKFYAVGGRNNNIGSSYDSDWVDRYSAISETWRPCSPMSVPRHRVGVAVMDELMYAVGGSAGMEYHNTVEYYDPDQDRWTLVQPMHSKRLGVGVVVVNRLLYAIGGFDGNERLASVECYHPENNEWSYLPSLNTGRSGAGVAAINHFIYVVGGFDGTRQLATVERYDTENETWDMVAPIQIARSALSLTTLDGKLYAIGGFDGNNFLSIVEVYDPRTNTWEQGTPLNSGRSGHASAVIYQPSCATSFMDYEESVMPRRDDSNDERHTESPQNPCGGRSQDICGITSNMQFHASYGARGCHNCESDIKAIDDPMTALRSIKYSAQNNIKKSRRWQDIRRFDNIFGDQEINSCHSLFSMPIAHDVPMSPSNQINNRRRCILTPMCIAMQNIILKSFEWRYKKFTTAS, from the exons ATGAACGAAAACTCAGACAGCTGTTCCCTCTCCACGCCATGCGGGCGTTTCGATACTGCGCGTGCCATAGATGATCACGATGCAACAGATGATGACATGACTTTCTGCATGTCGAACTACGCCAAGGAAGCACTTAAAATGATGTTCATGATGCGTTCACACGGCATGCTAACAGACGTTGTGCTTGAAGTGAAGAAGGAGCTCTTTCCTGCCCACAAGGTGGTTCTTTCTGCTGCATCACCGTACTTCAAGGCCATGTTTACTGGCGGACTGAAGGAGTCTGAGATGTCGCGCGTGCAACTTCAGGGG GTGTGTCCCACGGCAATGGCCCGGATTCTTTACTTTATGTACACTGGACAGATACGTGTGACAGAAGTAACTGTCTGCCAACTTTTGCCTGCAGCGACAATGTTCCAAGTCCAAAATGTTATTGATGCCTGCTGTGCTTTCCTGGAGCGCCAGTTAGATCCAACTAACGCTATAGGCATTGCTAATTTTGCCGAACAGCACAGCTGCAGTGAGCTACAGAAGAAAGCAAACTACTTTATTGAACGTCACTTTATGCAA GTTTGCCAGGAGGAAGAGTTTTTACAGTTGTCCGCTTATCAACTGATAGCACTTATCAGGCGGGACGAGCTGAACGTACAGGAAGAACGCGAGGTATACAATGCCGTTCTGAAATGGGTGAAGTACGATGAGGACAATCGGCATTGCAAGATGGAACACATTCTTGGCGCTGTTCGCTGCCAGTTTCTCACGCCCAACTTTCTTAAGGAGCAAATGAAAAACTGTGATGTACTGAGGAAGGTTCCGGCTTGTCGCGAATATCTAGCCAAGATCTTTAAAGACTTAACATTGCACAAATGCCCAGGCGTCAAAGAACGCACACCAAATACAACGCGTATGATATTCGTCGCTGGCGGTTTTTTCCGACATTCATTGGACATACTGGAGGCATATAATGTCGATGACAAGACTTGGACTACTTTACCAAATCTGCGCATTCCACGTTCCGGTCTGGGCGCTGCATTTCTCAAAGGAAAGTTCTATGCAGTGGGCGGGCGCAATAACAACATTGGCTCCTCATACGATTCCGACTGGGTAGATCGATATAGTGCTATAAGCGAAACGTGGCGGCCCTGTTCGCCAATGTCTGTCCCGCGTCATCGTGTCGGCGTAGCAGTCATGGACGAGCTAATGTACGCTGTGGGTGGATCCGCAGGAATGGAATACCACAATACAGTGGAGTA CTATGACCCAGACCAGGATCGCTGGACGCTCGTTCAGCCAATGCATTCCAAACGATTGGGCGTTGGCGTTGTGGTTGTTAATCGTCTTCTGTACGCCATTGGTGGCTTTGATGGCAACGAGCGTTTGGCCAGTGTAGAGTGCTACCATCCGGAAAATAATGAATGGAGCTATTTGCCGTCCCTCAATACTGGCCGCAGCGGAGCAG GTGTCGCAGCCATTAATCACTTCATATACGTCGTGGGAGGCTTTGATGGCACACGACAACTTGCTACAGTAGAACGATACGATACTGAGAACGAGACCTGGGATATGGTAGCGCCAATACAAATTGCACGGAGTGCTCTTTCGCTTACAACACTTGATGGCAAGCTGTACGCTATTGGAGGATTTGACGGCAACAATTTTCTTTCTATCGTTGAAGTCTACGATCCACGCACAAACACATGGGAACAGGGTACACCATTAAACTCTGGTCGATCTGGCCACGCTTCCGCGGTTATATATCAGCCTTCCTGCGCCACTAGTTTCATGGACTACGAAGAAAGTGTGATGCCAAGGCGGGATGACAGCAATGATGAAAGGCATACGGAATCGCCTCAAAATCCCTGTGGAGGCAGAAGTCAAGACATTTGCGGCATTACATCCAATATGCAGTTTCATGCGTCTTATGGTGCAAGAGGCTGTCACAACTGCGAGTCGGATATTAAAGCAATAGACGATCCTATGACGGCATTACGCAGCATTAAATATTCTgctcaaaataatattaaaaagtcAAGGCGATGGCAAGATATAAGACGATTTGATAACATCTTTGGGGACCAGGAAATTAACAGTTGCCATTCATTGTTCTCTATGCCTATAGCACACGACGTGCCAATGTCGCCTAGTAATCAAATCAATAACCGACGTCGTTGCATATTAACCCCTATGTGTATAGCCATGCAAAACATAATACTTAAGAGTTTTGAATGGCGCTATAAAAAGTTCACAACAGCATCATGA
- the mRpS11 gene encoding uncharacterized protein mRpS11: MFMKTTVLAGIHFIKKCTANAVSSRSSYIHTSAFLSKSEDRKEMLASMPAKDEGTIGEKSVDIDTLLNRRAKSFPDASTATQLFNGIPFNELPICNIRVSPNNTIISVTDYKGVPRLIRSCGVEGFKNTRKGTNIAAQATAVSISGKAVELGWKTIRVKVRGLGPGRMSAIKGLQMGGLNIVSITDNTPVSWNPPRPRKQRSL; the protein is encoded by the exons atgtttatgaaaACCACGGTTTTGGCTggaatacattttattaagaAATGTACAGCAAATGCAGTATCATCAAGAAGCTCTTATATACACACTAGTGCATTTTTAAGCAAATCGGAGGACCGCAAAGAAATGTTAGCCTCCATGCCGGCTAAAGACGAAGGCACCATTGGCGAAAAGTCTGTCGATATTGACACGCTTCTTAACCG AAGAGCGAAGTCCTTTCCTGACGCTAGCACCGCCACGCAGCTTTTCAACGGTATTCCCTTTAACGAATTGCCAATCTGTAACATACGCGTGTCGCCCAACAACACAATTATTTCAGTAACGGACTACAAAG GTGTGCCAAGACTTATACGATCTTGCGGAGTCGAAGGTTTCAAAAATACCCGAAAAGGGACAAACATTGCAGCACAAGCAACAGCTGTTAGCATAAGCGGG AAAGCGGTTGAACTTGGCTGGAAGACAATTAGAGTGAAAGTTCGTGGACTTGGCCCAGGCAGAATG TCTGCCATCAAAGGCTTGCAAATGGGCGGCTTAAATATTGTTTCAATTACTGATAACACACCTGTATCCTGGAATCCACCGCGCCCTAGAAAACAACGAAGTCTTTAA
- the Ns1 gene encoding guanine nucleotide-binding protein-like 3 homolog, with product MALKRLKTKKSKRLTGRLKHKIDKKVREHNRKERREAKKNPKKGSKKQKLIQIPNICPFKDDILKEVEEAKKRQEHERQTRRETYKAERDQNKFKSLESMVENADIRSTVHDIMHENNAADSNEKKYKNATTKEQSLKQYFKEFRKVIENADVVLEVVDARDPLGTRCNEVERAVRAAPGNKRLVLILNKADLVPRENLNNWIKFFRRSLPVTAFKASTQDQASKLGRRKLRDMKSEKAMQGSVCIGAELLMSMLANYCRNKGIKTSIRVGVVGIPNVGKSSIINSLTRGRSCMVGSTPGVTKAMQEVELDSKIKLIDCPGIVFTSIASEGNENAHAVLKNAQRVGDVKDPFSIAESVLKRASKDYFCKMYDITSYDTFEEFFAKKAARMGKFLKKGVPDVVSAARSVLNDWNTGKIKYCTQPPEIIDNTNVHISASIVHAEAREFDVHNFESMETDLLNQCPEKSDDVMEITSTGPLELRSPPEDTQIAAAEITESETPLKGRKRKLDDNKKDKPDPVLLLEENQSLNKNIKELQKKKKKQNVRNEKKISKITDVLDSFSLGSSSTNADKYDFDQDYVFE from the exons atggcTCTTAAACGATTAAAGA CAAAAAAATCAAAGCGTTTAACTGGTCGGCTCAAGCacaaaattgacaaaaaagtACGCGAACACAACCGAAAGGAACGTCGCGAGGCCAAAAAGAATCCTAAGAAAGGcagtaaaaagcaaaaactgaTACAAATACCAAACATATGCCCGTTTAAAGATGATATACTTAAAGAGGTGGAGGAAGCAAAAAAACGCCAGGAGCATGAGCGGCAAACCCGCCGGGAAACCTATAAAGCAGAACGCGATCAGAACAAATTCAAGTCGCTGGAGTCGATGGTTGAAAATGCCGACATTCGGAGCACTGTGCACGACATAATGCATGAAAATAATGCTGCTGATTCCAACGAGAAGAAATACAAGAACGCCACCACCAAGGAACAATCTCTGAAGCAGTACTTTAAAGAATTTCGTAAGGTTATTGAGAATGCAGACGTTGTTCTGGAAGTGGTCGATGCACGGGATCCGTTGGGTACGCGTTGCAATGAAGTAGAGCGAGCTGTGCGCGCTGCGCCTGGTAACAAGCGGCTGGTACTCATTCTGAATAAAGCCGACCTTGTTCCAAGGGAAAATCTAAACAATTGGATCAAATTCTTTCGGCGCAGCCTGCCCGTTACAGCGTTTAAGGCTTCCACGCAAGATCAGGCGTCAAAGTTGGGACGAAGGAAACTACGCGACATGAAGAGCGAAAAAGCAATGCAGGGTTCAGTGTGCATTGGAGCTGAGCTGCTCATGTCTATGCTGGCCAACTACTGTCGCAATAAGGGCATCAAAACATCAATACGCGTCGGAGTTGTTGGCATACCCAATGTGGGCAAGAGCTCTATTATAAACTCGCTAACCCGAGGACGTTCATGCATGGTTGGGAGCACTCCTGGAGTGACTAA AGCTATGCAAGAAGTTGAGCTTGATTCAAAGATCAAGCTTATTGATTGTCCTGGCATTGTTTTTACCAGCATTGCCAGCGAGGGAAACGAAAACGCGCACGCCGTGTTAAAGAACGCCCAGCGTGTAGGCGACGTTAAGGATCCTTTTAGCATAGCAGAGAGCGTTTTGAAAAGGGCCAGCAAAGATTATTTCTGTAAAATGTACGATATTACCAGCTATGACACCTTTGAAGAATTCTTCGCCAAGAAGGCTGCCAGAATGG gaaaatttttaaaaaagggGGTTCCAGATGTTGTGTCCGCTGCGCGTAGTGTGCTGAACGACTGGAACACCGGAAAGATCAAATACTGTACTCAACCGCCTGAAATAATCGATAatacaaatgtacatataAGTGCTTCGATTGTACACGCAGAGGCGCGAGAATTTGACGTACATAACTTTGAGTCTATGGAGACTGACTTACTGAACCAATGTCCAGAGAAATCAGATGATGTTATGGAGATAACGTCGACTGGCCCACTTGAGTTGAGGTCGCCGCCTGAAGATACGCAGATTGCTGCCGCAGAAATAACAGAAAGTGAAACGCCGTTAAAGGGTCGCAAGAGAAAATTGGACGACAATAAGAAGGATAAACCAGATCCTGTGTTGCTTCTAGAGG AAAATCAGTCGCTTAACAAAAACATTAAGGAGctgcagaagaagaagaaaaagcaaaatgttcgAAACGAGAAGAAAATTTCGAAAATAACCGACGTTTTGGACAGCTTTAGTTTAGGTTCGTCATCAACTAATGCTGATAAATACGACTTCGACCAGGATTATGTTTTTGAATGA
- the Dad gene encoding mothers against decapentaplegic homolog 7 isoform X1 — protein MIFPSEKKKELWRYASRNNPATCDADGTPIPTQQLQPLHPPHQRHLQTCASCCCCADQSSVMRQLNSPPPPYCSIPCSIDCSGSYHLIHCHQQPTLDQQPPSYRTDGEADMSVSASATEESDYSFIKDGCSYASSGEDMLSDENGPCGVLVPPCSNAHPSTPAATFATTAANMFRNCCGGGDATESSTGFFSKTTPPDNRCHILSRQYTSTPTCPMLPHSPALSTGGAVMTATFRHRTPNQIFNALLKKLKNKQIAELLQAVKSRVDPPHKRDSLAANRALISTCPSYLQCILIKCTSPMDELQHVTTCQLFFWSDLRDAKELRRLPTCPSALDSVYICCNPLHWYRIHPPIDTESALPPYHRSKMLRLRDKDTEESSQNNERLSVAAWGMQGNNNIKQMESQLYVPRIESFTTDGKDRNATNWVWCQIAYWELAQRVGDLFHARKSAVNIYADGPVDCAGESMCLRELSGKRRPLDTVQSTRQKVGLGLTLSLEYGDVWIYNRSNVPLFVDSPTLAERLDRVCKVMPGYCLKAFETQNRAQWLAGKQSQQTHLGPIDRFSMKISFAKGWGNMYRRQDVMGCPCWLEVHFNHLR, from the exons TCGGTGATGCGGCAGCTGAACAGCCCCCCGCCACCATACTGTTCAATACCCTGCTCCATAGACTGCTCAGGCTCTTATCATCTCATCCACTGTCACCAGCAGCCAACACTGGACCAGCAGCCACCTTCGTACCGCACAGATGGGGAAGCAGACATGTCCGTGTCCGCCTCGGCGACAGAGGAATCGGACTATTCCTTTATCAAAGATGGATGCAGCTACGCAAGCTCTGGCGAAGACATGTTGAGCGACGAAAACGGACCTTGTGGGGTGCTGGTGCCTCCGTGTTCCAATGCACACCCATCGACTCCCGCGGCGACCTTTGCGACGACAGCGGCGAATATGTTTCGCAACTGCTGCGGGGGCGGCGACGCGACAGAATCGAGCACTGGATTCTTTTCGAAAACGACCCCGCCCGACAACAGATGCCACATCCTGAGCCGTCAGTACACATCCACTCCCACCTGCCCAATGCTACCCCACTCACCAGCGTTGTCCACAGGTGGAGCAGTAATGACTGCAACTTTTCGCCACCGTACACCGAATCAGATCTTCAATGCGCTGCTGAAAAAGCTGAAGAACAAGCAGATAGCCGAGCTACTCCAGGCAGTAAAAAGCCGCGTAGATCCGCCTCACAAGCGCGACTCGCTTGCGGCAAACCGGGCTCTCATATCCACCTGTCCGAGCTATTTGCAGTGCATTCTGATCAAGTGCACTTCGCCCATGGACGAGCTGCAGCACGTAACCACGTgccagctttttttttggtccgACCTCAGGGATGCCAAAGAGCTAAGGCGCCTGCCCACTTGCCCCAGTGCGCTGGATTCCGTCTACATCTGCTGCAACCCACTGCACTGGTATCGCATACACCCTCCAATCGATACAG AATCCGCACTCCCGCCGTATCATCGATCAAAAATGTTGAGACTAAGAGATAAAG ATACTGAGGAAAGCTCTCAAAACAACGAAAGGCTGTCAGTGGCAGCGTGGGGCATGCAGGGCAACAATAACATCAAGCAAATGGAATCGCAGTTGTATGTCCCGAGAATCGAGTCTTTTACCACAGATGGAAAAG ATCGGAACGCCACCAATTGGGTATGGTGTCAGATTGCCTATTGGGAACTGGCCCAGCGCGTTGGTGATCTGTTTCACGCCAGGAAGTCAGCAGTCAATATATACGCTGATGGACCAGTTGACTGCGCCGGAGAGAGCATGTGTTTGCGTGAACTGAGTGGGAAGAGGAGACCGCTGGATACTGTGCAAAGCACGCGTCAAAAGGTCGGTCTGG GCTTAACTCTTAGTCTGGAGTATGGTGACGTGTGGATCTATAATCGCAGTAATGTGCCGTTATTCGTGGACTCGCCAACGCTGGCCGAACGCTTGGACCGGGTTTGCAAAGTGATGCCTGGCTATTGTCTCAAGGCCTTCGAAACACAAAA CAGGGCTCAATGGCTGGCTGGAAAGCAGTCGCAACAGACCCATCTAGGGCCTATCGACCGATTTAGCATGAAGATCAGCTTTGCCAAGGGCTGGGGTAACATGTACAGGCGACAGGATGTTATGGGCTGCCCCTGCTGGCTTGAAGTTCACTTCAACCATCTGCGGTGA
- the Dad gene encoding mothers against decapentaplegic homolog 7 isoform X2, translating into MIFPSEKKKELWRYASRNNPATCDADGTPIPTQQLQPLHPPHQRHLQTCASCCCCADQSSVMRQLNSPPPPYCSIPCSIDCSGSYHLIHCHQQPTLDQQPPSYRTDGEADMSVSASATEESDYSFIKDGCSYASSGEDMLSDENGPCGVLVPPCSNAHPSTPAATFATTAANMFRNCCGGGDATESSTGFFSKTTPPDNRCHILSRQYTSTPTCPMLPHSPALSTGGAVMTATFRHRTPNQIFNALLKKLKNKQIAELLQAVKSRVDPPHKRDSLAANRALISTCPSYLQCILIKCTSPMDELQHVTTCQLFFWSDLRDAKELRRLPTCPSALDSVYICCNPLHWYRIHPPIDTESALPPYHRSKMLRLRDKDTEESSQNNERLSVAAWGMQGNNNIKQMESQLYVPRIESFTTDGKDRNATNWVWCQIAYWELAQRVGDLFHARKSAVNIYADGPVDCAGESMCLRELSGKRRPLDTVQSTRQKVGLGLTLSLEYGDVWIYNRSNVPLFVDSPTLAERLDRVCKVMPGYCLKAFETQKAQWLAGKQSQQTHLGPIDRFSMKISFAKGWGNMYRRQDVMGCPCWLEVHFNHLR; encoded by the exons TCGGTGATGCGGCAGCTGAACAGCCCCCCGCCACCATACTGTTCAATACCCTGCTCCATAGACTGCTCAGGCTCTTATCATCTCATCCACTGTCACCAGCAGCCAACACTGGACCAGCAGCCACCTTCGTACCGCACAGATGGGGAAGCAGACATGTCCGTGTCCGCCTCGGCGACAGAGGAATCGGACTATTCCTTTATCAAAGATGGATGCAGCTACGCAAGCTCTGGCGAAGACATGTTGAGCGACGAAAACGGACCTTGTGGGGTGCTGGTGCCTCCGTGTTCCAATGCACACCCATCGACTCCCGCGGCGACCTTTGCGACGACAGCGGCGAATATGTTTCGCAACTGCTGCGGGGGCGGCGACGCGACAGAATCGAGCACTGGATTCTTTTCGAAAACGACCCCGCCCGACAACAGATGCCACATCCTGAGCCGTCAGTACACATCCACTCCCACCTGCCCAATGCTACCCCACTCACCAGCGTTGTCCACAGGTGGAGCAGTAATGACTGCAACTTTTCGCCACCGTACACCGAATCAGATCTTCAATGCGCTGCTGAAAAAGCTGAAGAACAAGCAGATAGCCGAGCTACTCCAGGCAGTAAAAAGCCGCGTAGATCCGCCTCACAAGCGCGACTCGCTTGCGGCAAACCGGGCTCTCATATCCACCTGTCCGAGCTATTTGCAGTGCATTCTGATCAAGTGCACTTCGCCCATGGACGAGCTGCAGCACGTAACCACGTgccagctttttttttggtccgACCTCAGGGATGCCAAAGAGCTAAGGCGCCTGCCCACTTGCCCCAGTGCGCTGGATTCCGTCTACATCTGCTGCAACCCACTGCACTGGTATCGCATACACCCTCCAATCGATACAG AATCCGCACTCCCGCCGTATCATCGATCAAAAATGTTGAGACTAAGAGATAAAG ATACTGAGGAAAGCTCTCAAAACAACGAAAGGCTGTCAGTGGCAGCGTGGGGCATGCAGGGCAACAATAACATCAAGCAAATGGAATCGCAGTTGTATGTCCCGAGAATCGAGTCTTTTACCACAGATGGAAAAG ATCGGAACGCCACCAATTGGGTATGGTGTCAGATTGCCTATTGGGAACTGGCCCAGCGCGTTGGTGATCTGTTTCACGCCAGGAAGTCAGCAGTCAATATATACGCTGATGGACCAGTTGACTGCGCCGGAGAGAGCATGTGTTTGCGTGAACTGAGTGGGAAGAGGAGACCGCTGGATACTGTGCAAAGCACGCGTCAAAAGGTCGGTCTGG GCTTAACTCTTAGTCTGGAGTATGGTGACGTGTGGATCTATAATCGCAGTAATGTGCCGTTATTCGTGGACTCGCCAACGCTGGCCGAACGCTTGGACCGGGTTTGCAAAGTGATGCCTGGCTATTGTCTCAAGGCCTTCGAAACACAAAA GGCTCAATGGCTGGCTGGAAAGCAGTCGCAACAGACCCATCTAGGGCCTATCGACCGATTTAGCATGAAGATCAGCTTTGCCAAGGGCTGGGGTAACATGTACAGGCGACAGGATGTTATGGGCTGCCCCTGCTGGCTTGAAGTTCACTTCAACCATCTGCGGTGA